One Aegilops tauschii subsp. strangulata cultivar AL8/78 chromosome 7, Aet v6.0, whole genome shotgun sequence genomic window carries:
- the LOC109740273 gene encoding uncharacterized protein: MEPFTKLAENETAQLQRAVFAQYIMMKKLFMELEEEREASSSAASAALSMIRKLQKEKEAERMEACQYRRMAEERMNHSDKALEVVKEVMQHKELEIYYLRSQLQVYKQRLLGVGIDDCDIADETITKSIPLFGSRDVENLCYTIKRNFSLPTFQLSKRFAEMDMNKNNGSVASARSRLGVYMHNSSENELEQVSSDLKAIGSKESLAADMDSTEKHGEEPKPPSNSGTEHSCPSEGSSRSSPFSMAGHHTDICSQRATPVGKDVQDTLHPDPLGSLRPDHEMDNTADTLKHPELSKAPAEYSCTPTKHSISTKESETPHTVALRDKGSHVLSKFSATRKVGSMNNVDRHVRVAAASSTPRAGVERTRSRLKRVQSEKMIELNDPKKNKEQIIMLKEVYEQLNMIEAHMRPSPSQETPRNDQSLDSVMEAALSFSI; the protein is encoded by the exons ATGGAGCCTTTCACCAAGCTGGCAGAGAATGAGACTGCTCAGTTACAGAGAGCAGTATTTGCCCAGTATATTATGATGAAGAAATTAttcatggagctagaagaggaaagGGAGGCTTCATCAAGTGCTGCAAGCGCTGCCCTGTCAATGATTAGAAAACTTCAGAAAGAAAAGGAGGCAGAGAGAATGGAAGCATGTCAGTACAGAAGAATGGCTGAAGAAAGGATGAATCATAGTGACAAAGCCCTGGAAGTCGTGAAGGAAGTCATGCAGCACAAGGAACTGGAGATCTATTATCTCAGGAGCCAACTGCAGGTGTATAAACAAAGGTTACTGGGTGTTGGTATTGATGATTGTGATATTGCAGACGAGACGATAACAAAAAGTATACCTTTGTTTGGAAGCAGAGATGTAGAGAATCTTTGTTATaccatcaaaaggaatttctctCTTCCAACTTTTCAGTTGAGCAAACGTTTTGCTGAAATGGACATGAACAAAAACAACGGATCGGTTGCGTCAGCGAGGAGCAGGCTAGGTGTTTACATGCACAACTCTAGTGAAAATGAACTGGAACAAGTTTCCAGCGACCTGAAAGCCATAGGTTCCAAGGAAAGCTTAGCAGCAGATATGGACAGTACTGAAAAGCATGGGGAAGAACCAAAACCTCCAAGCAACAGTGGTACTGAACACTCTTGTCCATCCGAAGGGTCTTCTCGTTCTTCCCCCTTCTCAATGGCGGGGCATCACACAGATATATGCAGTCAAAGAGCAACACCGGTTGGCAAAGATGTCCAAGACACGCTACATCCTGATCCACTCGGGTCATTGCGTCCAGACCATGAAATGGATAACACTGCTGACACACTAAAGCATCCAGAACTAAGCAAGGCGCCGGCAGAATACTCATGTACTCCTACTAAACATAGCATCAGCACAAAGGAATCTGAAACGCCTCACACGGTTGCTCTAAGAGATAAAGGGTCCCATGTTCTTTCGAAGTTTTCAGCGACGCGAAAAGTTGGCTCCATGAATAACGTTGACAGACATGTCCGTGTAGCTGCGGCGAGTTCTACGCCACGAGCTGGAGTCGAGAGAACAAGATCAAGGCTGAAGCGTGTTCAGAGTGAAAAGATGATTGAGCTAAATGATCCTAAGAAGAACAAGGAGCAGATCATAATGCTCAAGGAGGTATACGAGCAGCTTAACATGATAGAAGCACACATGAGACCTTCCCCTTCACAGGAGACCCCTAGAAATGACCAGTCGTTGGATTCTGTTATGGAG GCGGCTCTGTCCTTCTCCATATAG